The following proteins come from a genomic window of candidate division TA06 bacterium:
- a CDS encoding glycosyltransferase family 9 protein encodes MKIGIIRLSSLGDVVLATAVLKVLRQTYPRSEIVFIVRSQYAGVLKNNSYLSRVIEWKEGESFKALAFGLRKEDFDVLIDLHSNARSRSLTVLSGAKRVITYKKNHVSRRLALLRKSKPPGLHVVDRYLDAVKLMGVDTSGAAPAMRPDVDDIVWADGFLLENDYSGGLVVGIAPGARRKTKMWPAQKFAEIANELISSKNLSVVMVGDEADAEVGNKVLEGSAQVINAIGQTDIGRLSALLSRCDAVVSNDSAPAHIAAAVRTRAAIIFGPTIEEFGFAPYGGGGIAISRDLYCRPCSLHGTVRCPEGHFRCMEEIGSEEVFEAVEKILEEAPNF; translated from the coding sequence GTGAAGATCGGGATAATAAGACTCAGTTCTCTTGGAGACGTTGTTCTGGCAACCGCCGTTCTGAAAGTTCTCAGGCAGACCTACCCTCGCTCTGAAATTGTGTTCATTGTCAGGTCTCAATATGCGGGTGTTCTCAAGAACAACTCCTATCTGAGCAGGGTTATTGAGTGGAAGGAGGGCGAGAGTTTCAAGGCCCTGGCCTTTGGGTTGAGAAAAGAGGACTTCGATGTTCTTATTGACCTTCACTCGAATGCGAGGTCGCGGTCACTTACTGTTCTTTCTGGCGCGAAAAGAGTTATAACGTACAAGAAGAACCATGTTTCCAGAAGGCTTGCTTTGCTTAGAAAAAGCAAACCTCCAGGGTTGCACGTGGTGGATAGGTATCTTGATGCAGTAAAACTGATGGGAGTTGATACTTCTGGCGCCGCGCCTGCTATGCGCCCGGATGTTGACGATATTGTGTGGGCTGACGGATTCTTGTTGGAAAATGACTACTCTGGGGGCTTGGTTGTGGGCATAGCGCCCGGTGCGAGGAGAAAGACAAAAATGTGGCCGGCTCAGAAGTTTGCAGAAATCGCCAATGAACTCATCTCAAGTAAGAATTTATCGGTGGTGATGGTCGGGGATGAAGCTGACGCTGAGGTGGGCAATAAAGTGCTGGAGGGGAGCGCGCAGGTGATAAACGCAATTGGACAGACAGACATCGGAAGACTTTCTGCCCTTCTTTCGAGATGTGATGCGGTCGTCTCAAACGATTCTGCCCCTGCCCACATTGCAGCTGCAGTAAGAACTCGAGCAGCTATCATTTTTGGCCCGACCATTGAAGAGTTCGGGTTTGCGCCATACGGAGGAGGGGGCATAGCAATCTCGAGGGACCTGTATTGCAGGCCTTGCAGTCTTCATGGGACTGTCAGGTGTCCTGAGGGC